A stretch of the Festucalex cinctus isolate MCC-2025b chromosome 20, RoL_Fcin_1.0, whole genome shotgun sequence genome encodes the following:
- the abhd10b gene encoding abhydrolase domain containing 10, depalmitoylase b — protein MRAATSRETFRIGGSSMAAVALRCCRRGVSRILSHGGLAASTATHSKGDRRHKSTVQYATRPELPKLAYRRVKGKSPGVVFLPDYGSNMSGQKAEALEEFCRSLGHSYLRFDYTGHGASEGVREEGSIGTWKKDVLYMLDEFAEGPQILVGSSIGGWLMLLAAIARPEKTAALVGISTAADHLVTTFNSLPLETKMQVQEKGEWTIPTKHSEEGLYKFSMDFLHEAENHCVLHSPLPITCPVRLIHGLKDEDVPWHISMQVAERVLSTDVDVILRRYGQHRMSEKDDIKLMVYTIDDLIDKLTTMV, from the exons ATGCGTGCGGCCACTTCTCGCGAGACTTTCCGCATCGGTGGCTCCAGTATGGCAGCCGTCGCGCTCAGGTGTTGTCGCAGAGGAGTTTCACGTATTTTAAGCCATGGAGGCCTCGCCGCTTCAACTGCCACACACTCGAAAG GAGACCGGAGACACAAGTCCACAGTCCAGTATGCCACCAGGCCGGAGCTTCCCAAACTGGCCTATAGGAGGGTGAAGGGCAAAAGTCCAGGGGTGGTTTTCCTGCCTGACTATGGATCCAACATGAGTGGACAGAAAGCTGAGGCGCTGGAAGAATTCTGCCGGTCACTGGGGCACTCGTACCTCAG GTTTGACTACACAGGACATGGGGCCTCAGAAGGGGTCCGGGAAGAGGGGAGCATTGGCACGTGGAAAAAAGATGTCCTTTATATGCTGGATGAATTTGCAGAAGGCCCACAG ATACTCGTTGGCTCCAGTATCGGAGGCTGGCTCATGCTGCTGGCAGCCATCGCACGTCCGGAGAAGACGGCCGCCCTGGTGGGCATCTCCACCGCCGCCGACCACCTCGTCACCACCTTCAACTCTCTTCCACTGGAG ACGAAGATGCAGGTGCAGGAGAAGGGCGAGTGGACCATACCGACCAAGCACTCCGAGGAGGGCCTGTACAAGTTTAGCATGGACTTCCTGCACGAGGCCGAGAACCACTGCGTGCTGCACAGCCCACTGCCGATCACGTGCCCCGTGCGCCTGATCCACGGTCTGAAGGACGAGGACGTGCCGTGGCACATCTCCATGCAGGTGGCCGAGCGCGTGCTCAGCACCGACGTGGACGTCATCCTGCGCCGCTACGGCCAGCACCGCATGTCGGAGAAGGACGACATCAAGCTCATGGTCTACACTATCGATGACCTCATAGACAAGTTGACCACCATGGTGTGA